Below is a genomic region from Caulobacter rhizosphaerae.
GCACCAGACCGTTCGCCGGCAGGCGCGTCCGCAGGACCTCCAGAATGGGATCGCGGTTTCGGGCCGTGGAGGGGGACGCACGCGCGGCGGGAGACAGGGGATCGGACATGCCGACAATCTGAAGGCTTCGGCGGCTCGGCGCCAGCCGGCTCCGATCGCCCGGGCCGGCATGCGCCAAGGTCTACCTGAGCAGACGTTGGCCGCCATCAACCGCACCGACGGCCTTGCGCGACTTCGCTGATCGAAAGCTTCCCTATGCAGCAGCGGAGCTACTCGCAAGTCTACGGGCGTCGCCTCGTTGTTCGGTCGATCGCCTCAACGACCGCGCCATACAATTGGGGCGGAAGATCGTGGCCCATACCCTCCACGAGCATGAACTCCGCGGCCGGGATCGAAGCGGCCGTATCCTCGCCGCAGGCCGGCGGAAAGAGCGGATCATCGCTCCCGTGAATTACGAGCGTTGGTGCGCTCACCGTCGCGAGCCGCCTCCGGCGATCGCCGCTTACGGCGATCGCCGCGATCTGACGGCCGAAGCCACTGCGATCTTGGGCGCGGCGGGTCTCTTCAATGATAAGACGACGCGCCGCGGCCTCGTCGAACGGGTACCGGCTGCCGGCGATGCGGCGCGCGAAGGCGAGGCCGTGGGCCAGATATGCCGCTTCGTCAGAGACGGAGTTGGGAGCGGGCTTGGTCATCATCGCCATGGCGTCGGGCGCAGGCGACGGCAGCGATGGATTGCCGGTGCTCGACATAATCGAGGTCAGCGACGCCACGCGTTCGGGATGCTCATACGCCATAATCTGCGCGATCATGCCACCCATGGATCGCCCGACGACGTGGGCCCGGTCGATCGAGAGGACGTCAAGCAGCCCCAACGCGTCCGCCGCCATGTCGTGAAGGGTGTACGGGACGTCCGGCGTTCGTCCGGCCATGAGCGCGGCCGCCAGTTCGCCGAAATCCGGCGCGGTGCGATGACTGATGTGCGTCGAGCAGCCGGCGTCGCGATTGTCGAAACGGATCACATGATAGCCGCGCGCAGCGAGTGCGAGGCAGAAGGGCGCGGTCCATCGGATCATTTGCGTGCCCAAGCCGGGGATCAGCAGGATCGCCTGGTCGGAGGGATCCCCAAAGGCCTCGCACGCCAGTTCGACACCATTTGTCGCCACGCGGATCATCGTCGGCTTCCCTTAGACTCCCGCAGAGGGATCGCCCAGAAGGTATTTACCCGGATAAAAGTCGTCGTCAATATTACCCGGATAAAAAAGAACGTTGGGTGCCAAGCTTGCTCGACGTACGCCCTCCGGAACCGCAGAGGTGCGCCAGTACCGGACATGGGCGCCCCTCCAGAAACACGACCTTCAGATGGTACCCGCCCCCAACGATTGGCCTGTTGCGGACCGGTGAACCAGTTGCCGCGGTCGTTGCCTGACACGGTGGGTGTTCTATGTCTAACGCACAGATGGACGCGGATAGCGCGTTTGTTCGCCAAGTCTCCACATTCGCGGCGGATCGAATTTCCTGACTGAGATCATCGCTGGAAGCGACATCTGTATTGCCCAACGAGCCGACCCACCGGACGGGTGAGGAATGCCATTAGTATGGATATACATACTAAGTATAGACATTTCATCCTTCTTGCTCAAATCGATCCAAGCCTACATTTCAATCTCTCCAAGCGGGCCGGGCTGATCCGGATTGCTCGGTTCCTGGCCGCCGCATCCAGCTTGTCCGGATCCAGCCGCCGGGGACGAACACAGGCGTTCGAGAGGAGAGTTCGATGACACGACTGGATGGAAAGGTCGCCCTTGTGACTGGAGCGGGTCGAGGCATTGGCCGCGCCGTGGCGCACCGGTTCGCGGCCGAGGGCGCGACGGTCGCCGTGGTGTCGCGCACGCCGCGGAACGTCGAGGAGGTCGTCACCGGCATCCGGACCAAGGGCGGAGAGGCTATCGGGGTGATCTGCGACATTTCCGACCCGGCTCAGATCGCCGCCGCCGTCGACCAGGTCGCCAGCGCCTTCGGCCGGATCGATATCCTGGTGAACAACGCGTTCGATCCCTCCGTCGTGATGGCCCCGGTTACGGACCTGACCATCGGGCAGCTCCAGCGCAATTTCGAGGTCGGTCCGATCGCCTACCTGCGCCTGATGCAGGCCTGTTATCCTCACCTGAAGGCCAGCGGCGCGGGCCGGGTGATCAACTTCGCGTCCATCGCCGGGGTTACTGGCATGGCCGGCTACGCGCCCTATGCCATGGCCAAGGAAGCCGTCAGGGCCCTGACCCGTGTCGCCGCCCGCGAGTGGGGAAAGGACGGGATCACTGTCAACAACGTCCTGCCGATCGCCAACACGCTTGAGGAGATCCCCGAGACCGGCGTCCCGAGGGTTCAGTCCCCACTCGAACGGATGGGGTCTCCCGAGGACGATATCGCGCCGGTCGTCCTGTTCCTCGCCAGCGCCGACTCCCGCTTCATCACCGGCTACAGCCTGTCGCCCGACGGCGGGGCGATGATCGACGGCGCGCGCTGACGGGCGATCCGCCCGGCGCCCCGTCGGGCGGCGCTCGTCGAACCCTATGACATTCAGGAGGCCTCATGGCCGATCTGCCCATCACATCCCTGTTCGCCGGGGGCTTCGCGCTGGCCCTGGTCGGCCTTTCGCTCATGGTGACCCTGCGTCGTGTGAAGACGACGATCCTGCTTGGGGAGGGCGATGACATAGGGCTGCGCCGCCGCATCCGGGCGCAGGCAAACTTCATTGAATATGTGCCCCTCGGGATCATCGTGCTGACCCTGATGGAACTGCGGGGCCTGCCTGCCGTCGGCGTCCTCTCGCTGGGAACGGCGCTCGCGGTCGGCCGGCTGTTGCACGCCGTCGGCATGTACAGGGACGCCCCGGTCCTGCGCGGCCTGGGTATCCTGGCGACCTATGCGGTGCTCGCCGGCGGTGGCGTCGCGGTTATCCTTTCGGCCGTCTGATCCCGTTCACGGTCGCGCCTCCGGTCAGGCCGAGCCCTTGCGACCGGGGCCGGCCGACCTCTTGGGAAGGCTTGACCCGTACTCCAGCCACCACGCGGTCAGGGCTTCCATCGTGGGGCCCAGCGCCCGCGCCTTTGGCGTCATTTCGTATTCGACGCGGGGCGGCACCTCGGCGAAGACCGTCCGCGAGACCAGGCCGTCGGCTTCCAGCTCCCGCAGCTGGGCGGTGAGCATGTGCTGGGTGATCCCCGGTATGGCTTTGCGCAGTTCGCCGAAGCGATGGATGCGCTGGCTGAGGAGCCACATGATTTCGAGCTTCCACTTACCTGACAGCATCGCGAAGGCGCGGCGCATCTCGTCCTGCATGGTGGCGACAGTCTCGGACATCGGTCTGGTATTCCATACTTACCGCCGCAAATTCATCCTACTTGCGACGTTCCATCATAGCAGACAATTTCGATACATGCTCCCGGACGATGTCGCAATTCGCCGACACGCCGGCCGCATGTTCTGCCGAACAGTCTCGCCAAAGCATAGGCGACAGGAAAAAACCGTATGGCCGTCACTTATACATACTGGATTAGCACCGCGCTCTTGTCGGCGTTGTATCTGTCATCCGCATTTCTTTATCTGATCAAGAAGGACTTCGTCCAAAAGGCGCAGGCCGACCTGGGCTACCCTGCTCCCCATCTCATCCCGCTGATGATCGTGGTGAAAATCCTCGGACCGGCGGCCATTCTGACACGCCTCAGCGTGCCGCTCAGCGACCTGGCCTATGCCGGCATGTTCTATCACCTGATCCTGTCGGGAATGGCCCACCTAGGCGTGCGCAGTTTCAAGAGCGCCGCGCCCGCGGTCATTGGGCTGGTGCTCCTGGCCGCGTCCTTCGCAACGCAGAACGATGCGCGCCAAGCGCCGTCGCCATACGCGCCCGCGGCGGCGGAGCAACCGTAACGTCCTTCGGAATGTCCGCTGGACTGAGGGGCGTCGACCGCCGGCGATGTCAGAGCCGCGCCATTTGCTGACGTTGTCAGTCCTCCAAGAACTGGACGTTCATCTGAGGGTTCGGCGACAGAGCTAGGCATGGCGGTCCAGTGAGAATTGAATGACGTTGGTGCGCCCTGTTCGAAAGCCTGCTTCGCAGTAGGCCAGGTAGAACCGCCACAGCCGCCGAAACCGCTCGTCCAAATCCATCGCGCCGAGGACACCCGTCGCGGCGGCGTCCTCGAAGCGCTCGGACCAACGGCGCAAGGTCTCGGCATAGTCCAAGCCAAACCGCACGGTTCGCCGTGGCGCCAAGCCGTGCCGGGTCGCCAGGTCGGCCAGATGCGTCTCTGACGCCAGCGCGCCGCCAGGAAAGACGTAGCGCTGGATGAAGTCTGTGCGCGCGTCATATTCCTCGAAGAGCGCGTCGGCGATGGTGATGACCTGCAGGCCGGCGCGGCCGCCGGGCTTGAGCAGGTCCCGGACCTTTTGGAAGTAGATGCCCCAATAGGCCTTGCCGACCGCCTCGAACATCTCGATCGACGCTAAGCGATCAAACTGGCCGTCCAGCTCGCGATAGTCCAGCAGGCGGATGTCGACCCGCTCGGAGAGGCCCGCCTCGAAGACGCGGCGACGCGCCAGGTCATACTGCGCGCGCGAGATCGTCACGCCCTGCACGCGAGCGCCGATCTCACCGGCCGCGAACAGACCAAAGCCGCCCCAGCCACAGCCGATCTCGACGAGGCTGTGACCGGGTTGCAGGTCGATCAGGCGGGCCAGCTCCATGTACTTGGCGCGCTGCGCGACCTCCAGGGACTGATCCGGCGCGGTGAACCGGGCGGCCGAGTAGGTCATGGTCTGGTCGAGCCAGGCGGCGTAGAAATCGTTACCCAGGTCATAGTGAGCGTGGATGTTGCGGCGCGCGCCGGACTTGCTGTTGGCCCTGAGGTGGTGGAACGCCCAGTTGACCGCCTTCATCCACCAGCCGCCGTCGAACAGGCGACGGATGTGATCGTAGTTGTTGGCCAGGACCTCAAGCAGCGCCGCCAGGTCCGGGCTCGTCCACTCGCCGGCGATATAGCCTTCGGCAAAACCGATATCGCCGCTGGCCAGCACACGGGCGGCGAATCTCAGGTCCCGGACCTGAAGCACCGCCTGAGGCCCCGCGACCTTGCCCACGAGGTGATGACGGGCTCCGCCTCGCTCGACGATGGTCAGCTCTCCCCAAGTCCAGTTGGCCGACAGCAGGTCCACGAAGGCATGGAAGAGCGTCTGGCGGCGCGGCGCGGGGGCCAAGGCGGCGTGGGACAGGTCATTCATGGTCGAGGCCCTGCGAGCACTGAGGCGGCGCCGCAGTCGTCACGCCCGCGCCTCCTGAAACGAAACCGTACTTCGAAAACCCTGCTGTCGCCGACCTCGCTCTGGCCGGCGTGGGCGGCTAGCGGGCCACGAGCCGCGCTGCCTGGAAGCCCGCATAGGCGGCCAGCGCCGTGAGCGCCGCGCCCCAGGCCATGTCGGCCAGGGTCAGACGGGTGGACCAGACGCGCAGGGTCGCCTGGTTGGTCAGGTCATAGGTGGCGTAGGCCACGAAGCCCAGCACCGCGCCGCTCAGGGCGGCCTTGCCCCCCGCGTTCTCGCGCAGGGCCGGCGCCACGGCCAGGGCCACGACGCCTAGGCCATAAATCACGTAGAAGGCGATGGCGGCCGGCGCGTTAAACTTCTGGGCCAGCATGTCGCCCAGGACCGGTCGGTAAAGACGGGGGCCCATCAGCGACAGCCAGACGGCGTCGAGCCCAAGGAAGACGATCATCGATGCGACATAGGCGACAAGATAAGGCATTGCGGTTCTCCTTAGACCGGCGCGAGTCGGTAGTGGCTGACGCCCCATTCGGCGCCGCCGCGATCGCCGAACAGGCCAGCCGTCGCCAGGAAGAACCGGCGCCAGCGGCGCGCCCAGAGAACGGCGTCCTGGCCGTAGACCGAACGCATCACCCCCATGATCTCGCGCTCGTGGCGATCGAAATTGACCAGCCAGTCGTCGGCGGTGCGCGCGTAGTGCGCCCCGCTCCAGCGCCAGTCGGCCTCGACCGCGAAGAGGTCCGGATATTGATGCATCAAGCCATGGCTGGGCATCAGGCCGCCGGTGAAGAAGTGCTGGGCGATGAAGTCCGAGCGATCCTCGACCTCGAAGCGGTAGGGCGCGGCGCGATGGGCGAAGACGTGGACGAAGGCCCGACCGCCGGGCGTGAGCCAGGCGCGCACGCGGGTCAGGAGCGCGCGCCAGTTGGCCATGTGCTCGAACATCTCGACTGAGACGATGCGGTCGAAGCGTGACGAGGTCGCGAAGTCATTCATGTCGGCGGTCACGACCGTCAGATTGGCCAGACCCCGCTCGCGCGCCTGCTGATCGATGAAGGCCTTCTGGCCATGGGAATTGGACACCGCGGTGATCGTCGCGGCGGGATAGGCCGCCGCCATCCACAGGGACAGCGAGCCCCAGCCGCAGCCCAGTTCCAGCACCGCTTGCCCATCGGCCAGCCCGGCGTTCCGGCAGGTGCGCGCCAGCGCGGCTTCCTCGGCCTGCGCCAGGCTCGTGTCCGGCGTTTCGTAATAGGCGCTGGAATATTTCAGCCGCGGCCCCAGGACGAGCTCGAAGAACCGCGCCGGCAATTCGTAGTGCTGGACGTTGGCGGCCTGGGTGTGCTCGGCGATCGGACGGGCCGCCATGACGGCGGCGAAATCGGCCTCCGATTGTCCCGGCGTCCGGGCGAGCTGGCGACGGGCGTTGGCCACCAGCGCGCCTATGGCGGGCCGCACGATGAAGTCGGGACAAGGGGCGTCTTGCAACCGGTTGATGGAGGCGGCCAAAAGGCTCATCGGGGAGCTCCTTTTCGGGGCGGACGGGGAAAGAAGGCGCTGACCCTGGCCTGGTACTGGGCGTAGGCTTCGCCCTTGGCGGCGAGCATCGCCCGTTCCAGCGGCGGGACCCCGGTCAGGCGCGTGAGCACCAGGCCCATGGCCAGAGGGGCCAGCAGCGACAGCCAACCCGCGCTCCACCCGCCCGAAACGTCGATGGCGATGACCGGATAGGCGAGCCATCCCAACCACTCGAAGAAATAGTTCGGATGACGCGACCAAGCCCATAGACCGCGATCCATGACCGCGTCGGGGGCGTGTTGAGCGGTCTTGAAGCGACGCATCTGCTCATCGGCCAAGGCTTCGCCGCCGATGGCGATCAGCCCGATGGCCGCGCCGAGGACATCGGCGGCCCGCAGGCCCGCGCCAGGACGCGCCGCGGCCGAGGCGATCGACAGGCAGAGCAAGGCGCTGGCCGGCGCCTGGACGAGGGCCAGGGCCAGCATCCGAGGCCTGAACCGCTCGCCCCATTCAGATTTGAGCGTCCGATAGCGCACGTCCTCGGCGCCGCGGGCGACGCGAACAACGACATAGGTTCCAAGCCTCAACGACCACAGCGCCACCAGCGCCGCGACCAGGCCCCGCCGCGCGCCGGGCGCCCCCGCCCACGGGGCCAGGGCGGCCAGGACGCCGCAAGCCCCGGTCCCGAACGTCCAGAAGACGTCCGTCCAGCCGCCGTTGCCTGTCCGCAGCACGCACCACCAGGCCAGACCCATCACGAGCGTCATCAGGCCCAGGGCCAGGGTCGCGGCGAGGATCATCGGCGGCCCCGGGGCCGCGCCAGCGTGGATCTCGCCGGACCGATCGTCCATCGAAGGCGTTTGGGAAGGGTCATGGCCTCGATACGGGGCGGCCATTTGAGTGGACGCATGGTCGTCCAAAAAACCATGTCGTCCGTACCAGGGTTTGAAGCGCGCTCGACGGCGCGCCGCAGTCCTGGAGTCGTCTATGCCGCTCGGCCAGTTTCCCGCTCGACCGCCCAACGCCCGCCGGCTGCGGATCGCCGTCGTCGGCGCCGGGATTTCAGGGCTTTCGTGCGCCTGGCTGCTGAGCGGCGAACACGACGTGACGCTTTATGAGGCCGAAGGACGCCTCGGCGGACACGCCAATACGGTCGAGGCGGACGGCCTGGCGGTGGACACCGGCTTCATCGTCTATAACGAGGTCAACTACCCCAACCTGACCGCGCTCTTCGAGCACCTGGCCGTGCCGACCAAACCGGCCGACATGTCGCTGGCCGTCTCGCTGGACGAGGGCGAGCTGGAATATGGCAGCAAGAGCCTGGCCTCGCTCTTCGCCCAGCCGAGCATCCTGCTTCGCCCGCGCTTCTGGTCGATGCTGCGCGACCTCAACCGTTTCTATCGCACCGCGCCGGGACATCTGGCGACGCTCGATCCGGTCATATCGCTCAGCCAGTACCTGAAGGACCAGGGCTATGGCGCGGCGCTGCGGCAGGACCATCTGTTGCCGATGGCCGCGGCCATCTGGTCGGCCAGCATCGAGGGCGTCGGCGATCATCCGGCCGCGGCCTTCATCCGCTTCTTCGAAAACCACGACCTCCTGCGGTTCATCGGACGGCGCACCTGGCGCACCGTGGACGGCGGCAGCCGGGTCTATGTCGAGGCCCTGGCCAAGGCCTTCCGCGGTGACGTCCGCCAAGGCGCGCCCGTCACCCGTGTGCGGCGCACGCCCGCCCAGGCGATCGTCGAGGACGCCGCGGGCGGCCGGCAGGCTTTCGATCACGTGGTGATCGCCGCCCACGCCCCGAGCGCCCTGGCCCTGCTGGACGATCCGTCACCCGAGGAGCGCGCGCTGCTCGGCGCCTTCCGCTACATGCCCAACACCGCGGTCCTGCACGGCGACGTTCGGCTGATGCCGCGCCGCCGGCGGGCCTGGGCGAGCTGGAACCATCTTGGCCGGCGCGATGATCCTGCGGCCGGCTGCGTCACCTACTGGATGAACCACCTGCAAGGCCTTTCCCGAAGACCGCCCCTCTTCGTGACGCTCAATCCCCATATCGCGCCCGATCCCGCCCTCACCTACAGCACGCATGCCTACGAGCACCCCCACTTCGACGCCGCCGCCCTGACGGCCCAGAAGTCGCTCTGGTCGCTGCAGGGCGCGCAACGCACCTGGTTCTGCGGCGCCTATTTCGGCGCGGGCTTCCACGAGGACGGGCTGCAGGCGGGCCTGGCGGTCGCCGAGCAGCTGGGCGGCGTCCGCCGCCCCTGGCGGGTGGCCGGCGAAAGCGGCCGCATCGTGCTCGCGCCGCATTCTGTCGCCCAGGCCGCCTGATGAGCGCCTCGGCGATCTATAGCGGCCTGGTGTTCCACAAGCGCGAACGCCCACGTGTCCATGGCCTGCGCTATCGGATCTTCATGCTCCTGCTCGATCTGGACAAGCTGGACGATCTCTTCGCCCGCCTTCGCTGGCTGCGCCGCGGTCGACGGGGCTGGGCGTCGTTCGATCCGCGCGACCACGGCGATCATCGCGGCGGGGATCTTCGGGCCTATGTCGCCGAGCGCCTGGTCGAGGCTGGGCTCGAACCGGGAGGGCCCGTGCGCCTGCTCTGCATGCCAAGGGTCCTCGGCTATGGGTTCAATCCCCTCAGCCTCTATTTCTGCCATGGCCGCGACGGCGTCCTGAGCGCGATCCTCTATGAGGTGCGCAACACGTTCGGCCAGGACCACGGCTACATGATCGCCGTCCCCGAGGACGATGGTCCGGTTCGTCAGACCGCGCCCAAGCGCTTCTATGTCTCGCCGTTCATGGACATGGACCTGACCTATCGTTTCACCATATCGCCGCCGGCCGAGGCAATCGCGGTACGGGTCGAGGTCTTGGACGCCGATGGCCTGGTGCTCACCGCGGGATTCTCCGGCAGGCGCTCGCCGCTCACCGATGCTAGCCTGCTCTCAGCTCTGGTCCGTCATCCAATGCTCAGTTTCGGCGTCATGGCGGCGATCCATTGGGAGGCGCTGAAGATCTTCGCCAAGGGCGTCGGCCTGCGTCCGCGCCCACCCGCGCCGGCTCGTCCGATCACCCATGGCGCGGCCCTGAGGCCGTGACAATGAGCTCGTGCGTGCTCCTGCCTTTTGTGCTCGCCGCCGTGCTGGCCGCGCCCCCGGCCCTGGCCGAGTCCGCGCCCGAGCCCCGGCGCGCGATTGAGATCGAACGCTTCATGGGACGCTGGTACGAGATCGTCCGCACGCCCAACACCCGCCAGCGCAATTGTCACGGCGCATACCAGGTTTGGGCCAAAAAGGGCGACGGAACCTTCAACATCGACCAGGTCTGCCATGCCCAAGAGCGCAACGGACCGGCCCGCCATGTCGATACCGTCGCCCGGATCGTGGACCCGACCACCAACGCCAAGTTCGAGGCCAGCTTCTTCGGCGGGCTGATCCGCCGACAGTACTGGGTCGTCGACCGCGCCGACGACTACGGCTGGATGATCGCCAGCACCGCGGACGGCAAGTTCGTGGCGCTCCTGGCGCGCGCCCCAGGACTGCCAGCGGCCAGGCACGCCGCGCTGAAGGCCCGCATGCGCGCGCTCGGCTTCGACAACGCCCTCGAGGACGTGGGCGCGACCATGCCATGAGGAGACCCGGCCCAGATCGATTCCACAAAATTTGGCCGCCGACGCCGCGCCGATTCATCCGCCGGGACGCTCGCGCCGTATAAGGGTCATGCATGCGACTCGACCCGCTCCAGTCCAACGAGAGGCCGCCGCTTTGGTGAGCCAGCCGCCACGCGACTTTC
It encodes:
- a CDS encoding alpha/beta fold hydrolase — its product is MIRVATNGVELACEAFGDPSDQAILLIPGLGTQMIRWTAPFCLALAARGYHVIRFDNRDAGCSTHISHRTAPDFGELAAALMAGRTPDVPYTLHDMAADALGLLDVLSIDRAHVVGRSMGGMIAQIMAYEHPERVASLTSIMSSTGNPSLPSPAPDAMAMMTKPAPNSVSDEAAYLAHGLAFARRIAGSRYPFDEAAARRLIIEETRRAQDRSGFGRQIAAIAVSGDRRRRLATVSAPTLVIHGSDDPLFPPACGEDTAASIPAAEFMLVEGMGHDLPPQLYGAVVEAIDRTTRRRP
- a CDS encoding SDR family NAD(P)-dependent oxidoreductase, translating into MTRLDGKVALVTGAGRGIGRAVAHRFAAEGATVAVVSRTPRNVEEVVTGIRTKGGEAIGVICDISDPAQIAAAVDQVASAFGRIDILVNNAFDPSVVMAPVTDLTIGQLQRNFEVGPIAYLRLMQACYPHLKASGAGRVINFASIAGVTGMAGYAPYAMAKEAVRALTRVAAREWGKDGITVNNVLPIANTLEEIPETGVPRVQSPLERMGSPEDDIAPVVLFLASADSRFITGYSLSPDGGAMIDGAR
- a CDS encoding MAPEG family protein, whose translation is MADLPITSLFAGGFALALVGLSLMVTLRRVKTTILLGEGDDIGLRRRIRAQANFIEYVPLGIIVLTLMELRGLPAVGVLSLGTALAVGRLLHAVGMYRDAPVLRGLGILATYAVLAGGGVAVILSAV
- a CDS encoding winged helix-turn-helix transcriptional regulator, coding for MSETVATMQDEMRRAFAMLSGKWKLEIMWLLSQRIHRFGELRKAIPGITQHMLTAQLRELEADGLVSRTVFAEVPPRVEYEMTPKARALGPTMEALTAWWLEYGSSLPKRSAGPGRKGSA
- a CDS encoding DoxX family protein, with the protein product MAVTYTYWISTALLSALYLSSAFLYLIKKDFVQKAQADLGYPAPHLIPLMIVVKILGPAAILTRLSVPLSDLAYAGMFYHLILSGMAHLGVRSFKSAAPAVIGLVLLAASFATQNDARQAPSPYAPAAAEQP
- a CDS encoding SAM-dependent methyltransferase produces the protein MNDLSHAALAPAPRRQTLFHAFVDLLSANWTWGELTIVERGGARHHLVGKVAGPQAVLQVRDLRFAARVLASGDIGFAEGYIAGEWTSPDLAALLEVLANNYDHIRRLFDGGWWMKAVNWAFHHLRANSKSGARRNIHAHYDLGNDFYAAWLDQTMTYSAARFTAPDQSLEVAQRAKYMELARLIDLQPGHSLVEIGCGWGGFGLFAAGEIGARVQGVTISRAQYDLARRRVFEAGLSERVDIRLLDYRELDGQFDRLASIEMFEAVGKAYWGIYFQKVRDLLKPGGRAGLQVITIADALFEEYDARTDFIQRYVFPGGALASETHLADLATRHGLAPRRTVRFGLDYAETLRRWSERFEDAAATGVLGAMDLDERFRRLWRFYLAYCEAGFRTGRTNVIQFSLDRHA
- a CDS encoding DUF2177 family protein → MPYLVAYVASMIVFLGLDAVWLSLMGPRLYRPVLGDMLAQKFNAPAAIAFYVIYGLGVVALAVAPALRENAGGKAALSGAVLGFVAYATYDLTNQATLRVWSTRLTLADMAWGAALTALAAYAGFQAARLVAR
- a CDS encoding SAM-dependent methyltransferase — encoded protein: MSLLAASINRLQDAPCPDFIVRPAIGALVANARRQLARTPGQSEADFAAVMAARPIAEHTQAANVQHYELPARFFELVLGPRLKYSSAYYETPDTSLAQAEEAALARTCRNAGLADGQAVLELGCGWGSLSLWMAAAYPAATITAVSNSHGQKAFIDQQARERGLANLTVVTADMNDFATSSRFDRIVSVEMFEHMANWRALLTRVRAWLTPGGRAFVHVFAHRAAPYRFEVEDRSDFIAQHFFTGGLMPSHGLMHQYPDLFAVEADWRWSGAHYARTADDWLVNFDRHEREIMGVMRSVYGQDAVLWARRWRRFFLATAGLFGDRGGAEWGVSHYRLAPV
- a CDS encoding DUF1295 domain-containing protein, with product MDDRSGEIHAGAAPGPPMILAATLALGLMTLVMGLAWWCVLRTGNGGWTDVFWTFGTGACGVLAALAPWAGAPGARRGLVAALVALWSLRLGTYVVVRVARGAEDVRYRTLKSEWGERFRPRMLALALVQAPASALLCLSIASAAARPGAGLRAADVLGAAIGLIAIGGEALADEQMRRFKTAQHAPDAVMDRGLWAWSRHPNYFFEWLGWLAYPVIAIDVSGGWSAGWLSLLAPLAMGLVLTRLTGVPPLERAMLAAKGEAYAQYQARVSAFFPRPPRKGAPR
- a CDS encoding NAD(P)/FAD-dependent oxidoreductase, whose protein sequence is MPLGQFPARPPNARRLRIAVVGAGISGLSCAWLLSGEHDVTLYEAEGRLGGHANTVEADGLAVDTGFIVYNEVNYPNLTALFEHLAVPTKPADMSLAVSLDEGELEYGSKSLASLFAQPSILLRPRFWSMLRDLNRFYRTAPGHLATLDPVISLSQYLKDQGYGAALRQDHLLPMAAAIWSASIEGVGDHPAAAFIRFFENHDLLRFIGRRTWRTVDGGSRVYVEALAKAFRGDVRQGAPVTRVRRTPAQAIVEDAAGGRQAFDHVVIAAHAPSALALLDDPSPEERALLGAFRYMPNTAVLHGDVRLMPRRRRAWASWNHLGRRDDPAAGCVTYWMNHLQGLSRRPPLFVTLNPHIAPDPALTYSTHAYEHPHFDAAALTAQKSLWSLQGAQRTWFCGAYFGAGFHEDGLQAGLAVAEQLGGVRRPWRVAGESGRIVLAPHSVAQAA
- a CDS encoding DUF1365 domain-containing protein, coding for MSASAIYSGLVFHKRERPRVHGLRYRIFMLLLDLDKLDDLFARLRWLRRGRRGWASFDPRDHGDHRGGDLRAYVAERLVEAGLEPGGPVRLLCMPRVLGYGFNPLSLYFCHGRDGVLSAILYEVRNTFGQDHGYMIAVPEDDGPVRQTAPKRFYVSPFMDMDLTYRFTISPPAEAIAVRVEVLDADGLVLTAGFSGRRSPLTDASLLSALVRHPMLSFGVMAAIHWEALKIFAKGVGLRPRPPAPARPITHGAALRP
- a CDS encoding lipocalin family protein, which gives rise to MLLPFVLAAVLAAPPALAESAPEPRRAIEIERFMGRWYEIVRTPNTRQRNCHGAYQVWAKKGDGTFNIDQVCHAQERNGPARHVDTVARIVDPTTNAKFEASFFGGLIRRQYWVVDRADDYGWMIASTADGKFVALLARAPGLPAARHAALKARMRALGFDNALEDVGATMP